Proteins found in one Amphiura filiformis chromosome 14, Afil_fr2py, whole genome shotgun sequence genomic segment:
- the LOC140170503 gene encoding short transient receptor potential channel 1-like, with the protein MSRPSTPVSFEDQLLAAVKKGEVSNVKELIDRRDQIDLNINCKDIYGQSVMNIAIVEGNLVVMYPLLESNVRIGDALLRAVDSDFVEAVRLLCEYAKDRPKERMDIIDCHCENDDFHPDVTPIVLAAQKNNFSMIKMLVEVGARIPELTADTFQTAATDSLQQSVGSLELYKGLASDAYVVLSSDDPINRCFTLCSNLRKSSEIEVEFKPSYLELVNKMEICSQELISQARSTEEILTILKSQETNPTNNGKGNVAKGAPTCPLPTISRAIELEQKKFIANPNCQQTVISQFYRRLIYLRDKSAVYRMLFFIAMILLHPILALLYLYVPRKRIRDFVATPYIKFILYVGSDLLLIVCLTVEAVLDEGAAYLPTLQQPCLALFEVNVMRSRDAKKLLIQRRHIRDICIVIVFFVAVVFDAIAIEQMKNETLNSTHPISRSTRDTHTRNSIGGKGVAETWDQLPVMLYPVTLNLSDNSINNPTDVTSNISMYPVFSNTYSSRRRVGRGQQINNPGRGSNGDNPVVDEGGVLQRPWYHPQLISRALFTIVTVVSIARIFRYLVVSDLVGPLKISFVSMVQKTAHFFLVVSLMLLSFAVGLTYIYAYYDKVQACQTPGSQTTEQTCRKGEFKDLLHTLITLYWSANGINPDLDVLELPQNAHMLQEAGYLMYAMFYVFVVVVMLNALIAVMSQVYTQVEENADEEWKFSCTAMWMGFIEDLNPLPPPYNLLPSYENMVSVCKKLIQPKRWKSDREKLMSSSKQTERELTETFLRESRKRFDEQSKERRYKKIMALLVDRYVTDKTAGESSSTADVTPSDVRGLKNDLIALRYEIFLKMCKTHDLLVHVAEACLGIYGQSINTNTIFERTDVIKNIIEQHAKNVYDFHTSLRDSVSRLATSSTPPPEPDPRPRFTTPRTPPPEPDPGSHLDTPPTRPPEPDPRSSFTTPQTPPPEPDPGSRIATPPTRPHGTEPGSSSHILKLIKYYDTGGKRSDDTDSYVTEFKLEATGVDAELLAKRLERSPDRFGSQQNSESMESLLRNLIKSSPEDSAEIDDLRVQTSPEEDSPRDDWQKKF; encoded by the exons ATGTCTAGACCCTCGACACCCGTGAGTTTTGAGGATCAGTTGCTAGCAGCAGTGAAGAAAGGCGAAGTGAGCAATGTCAAAGAACTAATAGACAGACGGGATCAGATAGACTTGAATATTAACTGTAAAGATATATATGGACAATCAGTGATGAATATAGCCATTGTAGAGGGGAATCTTG TTGTAATGTATCCACTCCTGGAAAGCAACGTGCGGATAGGAGATGCCTTATTACGGGCTGTAGACTCTGACTTTGTGGAAGCGGTTAGATTACTCTGCGAGTATGCCAAGGATAGACCG AAGGAGCGGATGGATATCATTGATTGTCACTGTGAAAACGACGATTTTCACCCAGATGTTACACCGATTGTTCTTGCGGCACAGAAAAATAACTTCTCCATGATAAAG ATGTTGGTTGAAGTTGGAGCACGCATTCCAGAACTAACAGCTGATACATTTCAAACTGCTGCGACAGACAGCTTACAGCAATCAGTAGGAAGCTTAGAGCTTTACAAGGGACTTGCCAGTGATGCCTATGTTGTCTTGAGCAGTGATGATCCCATCAACAG GTGTTTTACGTTATGTAGTAACTTACGAAAGTCAAGTGAAATCGAAGTCGAATTTAAACCGTCTTATCTGGAACTGGTCAACAAGATGGAAATATGTAGCCAGGAATTAATAAGTCAAGCTCGTAGCACGGAAGAG ATATTAACCATTCTGAAATCACAAGAAACTAATCCTACAAACAACGGAAAAGGAAATGTAGCAAAAGGTGCACCAACATGTCCGCTTCCGACGATATCACGAGCTATTGAATTGGAACAGAAAAAG TTTATTGCAAATCCGAATTGTCAGCAAACTGTCATATCCCAGTTTTATCGGCGTCTGATCTACCTTCGAGACAAATCTGCTGTATACCGTATGCTATTCTTCATTGCAATGATTCTATTGCATCCAATTCTGGCATTGTTGTATCTTTATGTACCGAGAAAGAGAATAAGGGACTTCGTTGCAACACC gtatATCAAATTTATTCTCTATGTCGGCTCAGATCTACTCTTGATCGTCTGCCTTACCGTAGAAGCCGTGTTAGACGAAGGAGCGGCATATTTACCCACATTGCAGCAGCCTT GTCTTGCATTATTTGAAGTCAACGTAATGCGGAGTCGGGATGCAAAAAAATTGCTTATACAACGGCGCCACATCCGGGATATATGCATCGTAATAGTTTTCTTTGTTGCGGTGGTATTTGACGCAATTGCCATTGAACAA ATGAAAAACGAAACTCTAAATAGTACACATCCCATATCAAGGTCAACAAGGGACACTCATACAAGAAACAGCATTGGCGGCAAAGGGGTTGCAGAAACCTGGGATCAATTACCAGTTATGCTTTATCCAGTCACTCTCAACTTAAGTGACAACAGCATAAACAATCCGACAGATGTTACCTCCAACATATCTATGTATCCCGTATTTTCCAATACGTATTCGAGTAG AAGGAGAGTGGGGAGAGGCCAACAAATAAACAACCCGGGCCGTGGCTCTAATGGAGACAATCCTGTTGTCGACGAAGGCGGCGTCCTACAGCGACCATGGTACCATCCTCAACTCATCAGTCGAGCTCTGTTCACCATAGTAACAGTCGTTTCCATCGCCAGAATATTCCGTTATTTGGTAGTCAGCGATTTGGTAGGACCATTGAAGATATCATTCGTGAGCATGGTACAGAAGACGGCTCATTTCTTCCTAGTTGTCAGCCTTATGTTGCTGTCGTTTGCTGTCGGGTTGACATATATCTATGCGTATTACGATAAGGTCCAGGCTTGTCAAACCCCTGGGAGCCAAACCACAGAGCAAACATGCCGAAAAGGGGAATTCAAAGA CTTGCTTCACACTCTCATCACCTTATACTGGTCAGCAAATGGTATAAATCCGGATTTGGATGTATTAGAGTTACCACAAAATGCACACATGTTGCAGGAAGCTGGATACTTAATGTATGCCATGTTTTACGTGTTCGTGGTTGTTGTCATGTTAAACGCCCTCATCGCCGTAATGAGTCAAGTGTATACACAAGTGGAG GAGAACGCAGACGAGGAATGGAAGTTTTCTTGTACGGCAATGTGGATGGGATTTATAGAAGACCTCAATCCATTACCTCCTCCATACAATCTACTACCTAGTTATGAGAACATGGTGTCTGTCTGTAAGAAGCTTATACAACCCAAACGTTGGAAAAGTGACAGAGAAAAACTGATGTCATCAAGTAAACAGACAGAAAGAGAACTTACCGAGACATTT CTTAGGGAATCCAGGAAACGTTTTGATGAACAAAGCAAAGAAAGACGATACAAG AAAATAATGGCCTTATTGGTGGACCGATACGTCACAGATAAGACTGCGGGTGAAAGCAGCTCAACTGCTGACGTTACTCCGTCTGACGTCAGAGGCCTCAAGAACGATCTCATTGCCTTACG atatgaGATTTTTCTGAAAATGTGTAAAACTCATGATCTCCTCGTGCACGTGGCTGAAGCCTGTCTTGGTATATACGGACAATCAATAAATACTAACACCATCTTTGAGAGAACGGacgttattaaaaatattatcgaaCAACATGCCAAGAATGTGTACGACTTTCATACTAGTCTTCGAGATAGCGTATCTCGCCTTGCTACATCATCCACCCCACCACCTGAACCGGATCCAAGGCCTCGCTTTACTACACCAAGGACTCCACCACCCGAACCGGATCCCGGATCTCACCTTGATACACCGCCGACCCGACCACCTGAACCGGATCCAAGATCTAGCTTTACTACACCACAGACTCCACCACCCGAACCGGATCCAGGATCTCGCATTGCTACACCGCCGACACGACCGCATGGAACGGAGCCAGGATCATCCTCACACATTCTGAAGCTTATAAAGTATTACGATACTGGTGGTAAACGATCCGATGACACCGACAGTTACGTCACTGAATTTAAATTAGAAGCCACAGGAGTAGATGCGGAACTATTAGCAAAGCGGCTTGAACGTAGTCCAGATCGGTTTGGTTCGCAACAAAATAGTGAGTCTATGGAAAGTCTACTGAGAAACTTGATTAAGTCGAGCCCTGAAGACTCTGCTGAAATAGATGATCTTCGAGTTCAAACGAGTCCTGAAGAAGACTCACCAAGAGATGATTGGCAAAAAAAATTTTGA